In one window of Alphaproteobacteria bacterium DNA:
- a CDS encoding LacI family DNA-binding transcriptional regulator: MNEVTERQRRASIKEIARATGYSRATVDRALNGRGRVHPSTRQQIHAACARLDGTGAAAQCASAPVDMVMQAGRGFADEVLRIVDEDGLPVAPNDLYQQGEAAVHAALAAACADTARPLLAIVKNDAATVKILSAARQRGKRVVAMVSDLDPAARDAFVGIDDRAAGQTAAFLIGSLLRDRDARVGVVVGSASFRCHEDREIGFRTQLRSQAPRLVLSDVVKGDDSPEKTRQAVRALLDAEPDMAAIYNVAGGNVGLAQALREAGRAGDIFVVAHETNRNTVPLAEQGVLHFLLGQDTALMLARALALSTAPALIAAETISHVPCAIFTRFNVKTAATEGQGDD, from the coding sequence ATGAACGAGGTCACCGAGCGCCAGCGCCGCGCGTCGATCAAGGAGATCGCGCGCGCCACCGGCTACTCGCGGGCGACGGTCGACCGGGCGCTGAACGGGCGCGGCCGGGTGCATCCCAGCACCCGACAGCAGATCCACGCGGCGTGCGCGCGCCTCGACGGCACCGGCGCCGCGGCCCAGTGCGCGTCGGCGCCGGTCGACATGGTGATGCAGGCCGGACGCGGCTTCGCCGACGAGGTGCTGCGCATCGTCGACGAGGACGGCCTGCCGGTGGCGCCGAACGACCTGTACCAGCAGGGCGAGGCAGCGGTCCATGCCGCGCTGGCCGCGGCCTGCGCCGACACGGCCCGGCCGCTGCTGGCCATCGTCAAGAACGACGCCGCCACGGTCAAGATCCTGTCCGCCGCCCGTCAGCGCGGCAAACGCGTGGTGGCGATGGTGTCGGACCTGGACCCGGCAGCGCGCGATGCCTTCGTCGGCATCGACGACCGGGCCGCCGGCCAGACGGCGGCCTTCCTGATCGGAAGCCTGCTGCGCGACCGCGACGCCCGTGTCGGCGTGGTCGTCGGCAGCGCCAGCTTCCGCTGCCACGAGGACCGCGAGATCGGCTTCCGCACCCAGCTGCGCAGCCAGGCGCCGCGGTTGGTGCTCAGCGATGTCGTCAAGGGCGACGATTCGCCGGAGAAGACCCGGCAGGCGGTGCGTGCGCTGCTCGACGCCGAGCCGGACATGGCCGCGATCTACAACGTCGCCGGCGGCAATGTCGGGCTGGCCCAGGCACTGCGCGAGGCCGGGCGGGCGGGCGACATCTTCGTGGTCGCCCACGAGACCAACCGCAACACCGTGCCGCTGGCGGAGCAGGGCGTGCTGCATTTCCTGCTCGGCCAGGACACGGCGCTGATGCTGGCGCGGGCGCTGGCGCTGTCCACCGCGCCGGCGCTGATCGCGGCCGAGACGATCTCGCACGTGCCGTGCGCGATCTTCACCCGGTTCAACGTGAAGACGGCGGCGACGGAAGGCCAAGGCGATGACTGA